In the genome of cyanobacterium endosymbiont of Braarudosphaera bigelowii, one region contains:
- a CDS encoding peptide chain release factor 3, producing the protein MTNEKQREIREAVQVRRNFAIISHPDAGKTTLTEKLLLYGGAIHQAGAVKARRDQRKVTSDWMEMEKQRGISITSTVLQFQYQNFQINLLDTPGHQDFSEDTYRTLAAADNAVMLIDAAKGLETQTRKLFEVCRLRKLPIFTFINKMDRPGREPLELLDEIEKELGLKPYAVNWPIGIGDSFKGVYDRSQKVISLFKRSAHGSQQAEVTSLKLEDEEFKNYLEPEIYSEFRESLEILEELGDSFDLEKIHSGDMTPVFFGSAMTNFGVQPFLEAFLKYALKPDGRNSSIGIVDPTYPEFSGFVFKLQANMDPKHRDRVAFIRVCTGKFQKDMNVNHARTGKTIRLSRPQKLFAQDRSSVEEAYGGDVIGLNNPGMFAIGDTIYSGQKLEYEGIPCFSPEFFSYLKNLNPSKFKQFQKGIHELKEEGAIQIMHSTDSFKRDPILAAVGKLQFEVVQFRILSEYGVDTTIEAMPYTLARWVKDGWKVLEKIDRIFNTITVKDSWDRPVLLFKNEWALQQVKTDHPELNLNTVAPVGSGFQPS; encoded by the coding sequence ATGACTAATGAGAAACAACGAGAAATTCGAGAAGCTGTTCAAGTAAGACGAAATTTTGCTATCATATCTCACCCTGATGCAGGTAAGACTACTCTTACTGAGAAATTATTACTTTATGGAGGTGCAATACATCAGGCAGGCGCTGTAAAAGCAAGACGAGACCAGCGTAAAGTAACTTCAGATTGGATGGAAATGGAAAAACAGCGTGGTATCTCAATTACCTCTACCGTTTTGCAGTTTCAATATCAAAATTTTCAAATTAATTTACTAGATACTCCTGGACACCAAGACTTTAGTGAAGATACCTATAGAACTCTTGCTGCTGCTGATAATGCTGTAATGCTTATCGATGCTGCAAAAGGATTAGAAACTCAAACAAGAAAACTCTTTGAAGTATGTCGCTTGAGAAAACTTCCTATTTTCACCTTTATAAATAAAATGGATCGTCCTGGACGTGAACCTTTAGAATTATTGGATGAAATTGAGAAGGAATTAGGATTAAAACCATATGCTGTAAATTGGCCAATAGGAATTGGTGATAGTTTTAAAGGAGTTTATGATCGCTCTCAAAAAGTAATAAGTTTATTTAAACGTTCTGCTCATGGAAGCCAACAAGCAGAAGTGACAAGTCTTAAACTAGAAGATGAAGAGTTTAAAAATTATTTAGAGCCAGAAATCTACTCAGAATTTAGAGAAAGCTTAGAAATTCTTGAAGAATTAGGGGATAGTTTTGACTTAGAAAAGATTCATTCAGGAGATATGACTCCTGTTTTCTTTGGATCAGCTATGACCAACTTTGGAGTACAACCATTCTTAGAAGCTTTCTTAAAGTACGCCTTAAAACCTGACGGACGTAACTCATCTATTGGAATAGTTGATCCGACTTATCCAGAGTTTAGTGGGTTTGTCTTTAAATTACAGGCCAATATGGATCCGAAACATCGTGACCGTGTAGCTTTTATAAGAGTTTGTACAGGAAAGTTTCAAAAAGATATGAACGTAAATCATGCGAGGACTGGCAAAACTATTCGCTTGTCTCGTCCTCAAAAATTATTTGCTCAAGATAGATCTTCTGTTGAAGAAGCCTACGGAGGAGATGTTATCGGTTTAAATAATCCAGGAATGTTTGCAATTGGAGACACAATCTATAGTGGACAGAAATTAGAATATGAAGGTATTCCTTGTTTCTCGCCAGAGTTTTTTTCTTATCTAAAAAATCTAAATCCTTCAAAATTTAAGCAATTTCAGAAAGGAATCCATGAATTAAAAGAGGAAGGAGCAATTCAAATTATGCATTCTACTGATAGCTTTAAACGAGATCCTATATTAGCAGCAGTAGGAAAATTGCAATTTGAAGTAGTACAGTTTAGGATTTTGAGTGAGTATGGAGTAGATACGACTATCGAAGCTATGCCTTATACTTTAGCTCGTTGGGTTAAAGATGGATGGAAGGTTTTAGAAAAGATAGATAGAATTTTTAATACTATTACAGTTAAAGATAGTTGGGATAGACCAGTTTTATTGTTTAAGAATGAATGGGCTTTACAGCAAGTCAAAACAGATCATCCAGAGTTAAACCTAAACACTGTTGCCCCTGTTGGATCAGGTTTTCAACCTAGTTAA